In Sphingobacterium sp. PCS056, the following proteins share a genomic window:
- a CDS encoding nitroreductase, with product MQSNEVLKAIQSRRSVFQANFTDQDVNKEDILTILDAANAAPTHKRTQPWRFTIFKGEGLVRLGTELSRIYKAVTPAEKYLEKTEITMGEKATQSKVAIALIVNYTGDVPEWEELAATACAIENMWLAAHSLGLGGYWATPGLINHLGNFLKLEEHQKCIGLFYLGHHETEAREPIRSPIADKIRWEE from the coding sequence ATGCAATCAAATGAAGTTTTAAAAGCAATACAAAGTCGACGATCTGTTTTTCAAGCTAATTTTACGGATCAAGATGTTAATAAAGAAGATATCTTAACGATTTTAGACGCGGCGAATGCTGCTCCTACTCATAAAAGAACGCAACCTTGGCGTTTTACTATTTTCAAGGGCGAAGGTCTTGTTCGTCTAGGCACTGAACTTTCGCGTATTTATAAGGCGGTCACACCCGCAGAAAAATACTTGGAAAAAACAGAAATCACCATGGGTGAGAAGGCTACACAATCAAAAGTTGCTATTGCATTGATCGTTAATTATACTGGCGATGTGCCTGAATGGGAAGAATTGGCTGCTACGGCCTGTGCTATTGAGAATATGTGGCTAGCAGCACATTCCTTGGGCTTAGGTGGATATTGGGCAACTCCGGGGCTCATCAATCATTTAGGAAACTTCCTAAAGTTGGAAGAACATCAAAAATGCATTGGGTTATTCTATTTAGGCCACCACGAAACGGAAGCTAGAGAACCTATTCGATCTCCTATTGCTGATAAAATACGTTGGGAAGAATAA
- the pepT gene encoding peptidase T: protein MSNFEINNINDFSVSERFQRYVQIDTQSDASSPTCPSTAKQKNLGKLLVEELLALGIVDAAMDDNGYIYATIPSNTDKKVPTICFCSHMDTSPDSSGKDVKPLVHRNYQGQDLVLPDDNNIIIKYADHPDLANQIGNNIITASGTTLLGADDKAGIAEIMDAARLLMQHPEIKHGDIKILFTPDEEIGRGVDKADLKRLAADFAYTMDGEKAGTIEDETFSADGAILTIHGVSVHPGFAKGKMQSAIKIASAVIAALPQDRLSPESTNKKDGFVHPTNISGTVEKAEIHFIIRDHKTSNLQKHEAELESIAKNIVEQYPNCSYTFEIKEQYRNMKEILDQFPQIMEIGIEAITRAGMRAERRSIRGGTDGSRLSFMGLPCPNIFAGGHAFHGKQEWVSEQDMEKAVLTILHVAALWEEK, encoded by the coding sequence ATGAGTAACTTCGAGATCAACAACATCAACGATTTTTCAGTATCTGAAAGATTTCAACGTTATGTTCAAATAGATACACAATCAGATGCAAGTTCACCTACTTGTCCATCAACAGCGAAGCAGAAAAACCTAGGCAAATTGCTTGTTGAAGAATTGTTAGCTTTAGGTATTGTAGATGCTGCAATGGATGATAATGGTTATATCTACGCAACTATACCTTCTAATACAGATAAAAAAGTACCGACGATATGTTTCTGTTCGCATATGGACACATCGCCGGACTCTTCGGGGAAAGATGTAAAACCCTTAGTTCACCGAAACTACCAAGGTCAGGATCTGGTATTACCAGATGACAATAACATCATAATCAAATATGCTGATCATCCTGATTTAGCTAATCAAATTGGCAATAACATCATCACGGCAAGTGGTACAACCTTATTAGGTGCTGATGATAAAGCAGGAATTGCTGAAATCATGGATGCTGCTCGGTTATTGATGCAACATCCCGAAATCAAGCATGGTGATATCAAAATTTTATTTACTCCTGACGAAGAAATTGGAAGAGGTGTTGATAAAGCCGATTTGAAACGATTAGCCGCAGATTTTGCTTATACAATGGATGGTGAGAAAGCAGGTACAATAGAAGATGAGACATTTTCTGCAGATGGAGCAATATTGACTATTCATGGCGTCTCAGTACATCCAGGATTTGCTAAAGGCAAAATGCAAAGCGCTATAAAAATTGCAAGTGCCGTTATAGCTGCCTTGCCTCAAGATCGCCTTTCCCCAGAAAGTACCAACAAGAAAGATGGATTTGTGCATCCTACAAATATCTCTGGTACAGTTGAAAAAGCAGAAATCCACTTTATCATTCGAGATCACAAAACCTCAAATTTACAAAAACATGAAGCGGAATTGGAATCTATCGCGAAAAATATAGTTGAACAATATCCAAACTGTAGCTATACTTTTGAAATAAAGGAGCAATACCGCAATATGAAAGAGATCTTGGATCAATTTCCTCAAATCATGGAAATTGGAATAGAGGCAATTACGAGAGCGGGTATGAGAGCAGAACGCAGAAGCATACGCGGTGGTACTGATGGTTCACGCTTATCTTTTATGGGATTGCCATGTCCTAATATTTTCGCAGGTGGACATGCGTTTCATGGAAAACAAGAGTGGGTGTCGGAACAAGATATGGAAAAAGCAGTTTTAACAATATTACATGTTGCCGCTCTTTGGGAAGAAAAATAA
- a CDS encoding DUF4197 domain-containing protein, translated as MKNILSYALIASGLLFATHSQAQSKGLSKLKKSLSAITDQNKKSTDSTTTKTTTANAPINITKKEATLGVKEALSKGLKNSVNILSAKDGFLGDAAVRILMPSEAQKVEKALRAVGMGSLCDQFISSMNRAAETAVSEAGTVFANSLSKMTITDAYNILLSGNQNAATTFFKTNTSNELTSKFSPVIDKAMGANNVSGYWNQLTSAYNNLPFSKKVETDLTSYVTQKAIDGLFVKVADQELQIRENIGGSRSTDLLSKVFGWADNQK; from the coding sequence ATGAAGAATATCTTATCATACGCCTTGATTGCCTCAGGGTTATTATTTGCGACTCACTCTCAAGCACAATCGAAGGGGCTTTCGAAATTAAAAAAAAGCCTAAGTGCTATAACTGATCAAAATAAAAAATCTACAGATAGTACAACTACCAAAACAACTACAGCAAATGCTCCAATAAATATTACTAAAAAAGAAGCTACTTTAGGTGTTAAAGAAGCATTGAGCAAGGGCTTGAAAAATAGTGTAAATATTTTGTCTGCAAAGGATGGTTTTTTGGGTGATGCTGCTGTTAGAATATTAATGCCATCGGAGGCACAAAAAGTTGAAAAAGCACTGCGAGCAGTCGGTATGGGTTCCTTGTGTGATCAATTTATAAGCAGCATGAATAGAGCTGCAGAAACAGCTGTAAGTGAAGCGGGTACTGTTTTTGCTAATTCCCTATCAAAAATGACCATAACAGATGCTTACAACATCTTATTGAGTGGCAATCAAAATGCGGCGACAACATTTTTCAAAACGAATACATCTAATGAATTAACTTCAAAATTTTCACCGGTTATCGACAAAGCAATGGGCGCCAATAATGTATCCGGATATTGGAATCAATTGACTAGTGCTTATAATAACCTTCCATTTTCGAAAAAAGTAGAAACTGATTTGACGAGTTACGTGACACAAAAAGCAATTGATGGCTTATTTGTAAAAGTAGCGGATCAAGAACTGCAAATCAGAGAAAATATTGGTGGATCTAGAAGTACAGATTTATTGTCAAAAGTATTTGGCTGGGCAGATAATCAAAAGTAA
- a CDS encoding endonuclease/exonuclease/phosphatase family protein: MKKLIFTFFILITGLSYSIAQQMRVATYNIRQKNDHDTGNMWDERKDAVANLIKYHQFEIFGIQEAFIEQVKDLQDRLPDFKSVGVGRDDGAEKGEHSSIFYNQNRFEAKKSGTFWLSATDTKQPNKGWDAALPRICTWVVLKDKKSGKSFIFMNTHFDHVGIEARKESAKLILAKAKELAGNLPLILTGDFNVDEHNEAYFTLANSKTVVDSYTVSPRRYEPSSSFNGWGKSIKPKERIDHIFVVPQIKVLDYAILTDTYQGKFPSDHFPVTIDLIL; this comes from the coding sequence ATGAAAAAACTTATTTTTACATTCTTTATCTTAATTACAGGTTTATCCTATTCCATCGCACAACAAATGCGTGTAGCTACCTATAATATCAGACAGAAAAATGATCATGATACCGGAAATATGTGGGATGAGCGTAAAGATGCTGTTGCCAATCTGATCAAATATCATCAGTTTGAAATTTTTGGAATACAGGAGGCATTTATAGAACAAGTAAAGGACCTACAGGATCGTCTACCGGATTTTAAATCTGTGGGTGTTGGTCGTGACGATGGTGCGGAAAAAGGAGAACACTCTTCTATATTTTATAATCAAAATCGCTTTGAAGCAAAGAAGAGTGGTACCTTTTGGTTGTCAGCTACTGATACTAAGCAACCGAATAAAGGATGGGATGCCGCATTACCACGGATCTGTACTTGGGTGGTCTTGAAAGATAAAAAAAGTGGAAAATCATTTATTTTTATGAATACCCACTTTGACCATGTAGGTATAGAAGCGAGAAAAGAAAGTGCTAAATTAATCTTGGCTAAAGCAAAAGAGTTGGCAGGAAATCTGCCACTGATCTTAACCGGAGATTTTAATGTTGATGAACATAATGAAGCCTATTTCACGTTGGCAAACAGTAAAACAGTTGTTGATAGCTATACCGTGAGCCCTCGTCGTTACGAACCTAGCTCGTCTTTTAATGGTTGGGGTAAAAGCATCAAACCTAAAGAACGCATTGACCATATCTTTGTTGTACCTCAAATAAAGGTTTTAGACTATGCTATACTGACGGATACCTATCAAGGAAAATTTCCGTCGGATCACTTTCCTGTGACGATTGATCTGATATTATAA
- a CDS encoding glycerophosphodiester phosphodiesterase produces MKKKVLVILAAMAVMGISELTAQTKIIAHRGAFKNTKLPENSIASLKAAKELNLWGSEYDVHLTKDNILVVNHDNDFYGIDIATSTYQDLLAKTHPNGEKIPTLEEFIKAGLKLKGLKLILELKTNKLGLERTLEATEKAVALVKELKAEKVTEYIAFSYDACKKIHELDPKAKVSYLNGDIAPDQIKKDGLTGIDYHLSVFTKHPTWLQEAKALKLTTNAWTVNAESDMKSLLDQKIDYITTNEPELLKTLLK; encoded by the coding sequence ATGAAAAAAAAAGTTTTAGTAATCCTTGCCGCTATGGCCGTTATGGGAATTTCCGAATTAACAGCACAAACAAAAATTATTGCTCACCGTGGAGCATTTAAAAACACTAAGCTACCAGAGAACTCGATCGCTTCTTTAAAGGCAGCTAAAGAGCTTAATCTTTGGGGATCTGAATACGATGTACACTTAACAAAAGATAATATTCTCGTGGTCAATCATGACAACGATTTTTATGGAATTGATATAGCCACATCCACATATCAAGATTTATTAGCTAAAACACATCCGAATGGTGAAAAAATCCCTACGCTTGAAGAATTTATTAAGGCAGGTTTAAAACTTAAGGGACTAAAATTAATCTTGGAATTAAAAACAAACAAATTAGGGTTAGAGCGTACACTGGAAGCTACTGAAAAAGCTGTTGCGTTAGTAAAAGAATTAAAAGCTGAAAAAGTAACAGAATATATTGCGTTCAGTTATGATGCCTGTAAAAAGATTCATGAATTGGATCCGAAAGCTAAAGTATCCTATTTAAATGGCGATATTGCTCCTGACCAAATCAAAAAAGATGGGCTGACAGGTATCGACTATCACCTGAGTGTGTTCACGAAACATCCAACTTGGTTGCAAGAGGCAAAGGCATTGAAATTAACCACTAACGCTTGGACAGTCAATGCGGAATCTGATATGAAATCACTACTTGACCAAAAGATTGATTATATCACGACCAACGAGCCTGAATTGTTAAAGACTTTACTGAAGTAA
- a CDS encoding HD domain-containing protein: MNKIIESTVAFVQDRLKFAESGHDWSHIQRVWNNTKLILQTEDADYQICELAALLHDIADSKFHDGDESIGPRVAGEFLSSLDLDKEVIDHVQKIILNMSFKASLGEIAFHSKELEIVQDADRLDAIGAIGVARAFNYGGHKNREMYNPNIAVQEYQDKESYKHSEAPTINHFHEKLLLLKDKMNTKAAQAIAEKRHAFMLSFLDEFYAEWEGKR, from the coding sequence ATGAATAAGATTATTGAAAGTACGGTTGCATTTGTACAGGACAGATTAAAATTTGCTGAATCTGGTCATGATTGGTCTCATATCCAACGCGTATGGAACAACACAAAATTAATTCTTCAAACGGAAGATGCGGATTACCAAATTTGTGAATTAGCTGCTCTACTTCATGATATCGCGGATAGTAAATTCCATGATGGAGATGAATCCATTGGTCCGCGTGTTGCCGGTGAATTTTTATCATCATTGGATCTAGATAAGGAGGTTATTGACCATGTTCAAAAAATTATTTTAAACATGTCATTTAAAGCAAGTCTAGGAGAAATCGCTTTCCACTCAAAGGAACTTGAAATCGTTCAAGATGCTGATCGCCTAGATGCAATCGGTGCAATTGGTGTTGCCAGAGCGTTTAATTATGGCGGACACAAAAACAGAGAAATGTACAACCCTAATATTGCTGTTCAAGAATATCAGGATAAAGAAAGCTACAAACATTCTGAAGCACCTACAATCAATCATTTTCATGAGAAACTTTTATTGCTAAAGGATAAAATGAATACAAAAGCTGCTCAAGCAATTGCCGAAAAAAGACATGCATTTATGCTTTCTTTTTTAGATGAGTTTTACGCGGAGTGGGAAGGTAAAAGATAA
- a CDS encoding class I SAM-dependent RNA methyltransferase, which translates to MEVFNTPNKIIITCNKRLSPYLQQEVEELGFEIKRSFSTGVELFNTLNETIKLNLNLRTASQILYSIKEFKASNPQELYDELKNIAWEELIAFDGYFSVTSNVDNETITTPLFANLKVKDAIVDRIKEKKDIRPNSGSDSNKAVVHLYWKDDRAEVFIDSSGETLAKHGYRKHPGKAPMLEALAAGTILASKWDGQSSFVNPMCGSGTLAIEAALIATNRRPGLYRMNYSFMHFIGYDEEVFFQERRNLKEQVNKKANPKIVASDLSQQAVDIAIMNAKTAGVDQLIDFQVCDFADTTVPQEEKGIAIFNPEYGERLGNHSQLELTYKRVGDFLKQNCKGYRGYIFTGNPDLAKKIGLRASRKVEFYNGKLDCRLLEYELYEGTREKPKVIYE; encoded by the coding sequence ATGGAAGTTTTCAACACCCCCAATAAAATCATCATCACTTGCAATAAGAGACTTTCTCCTTATTTGCAACAAGAAGTCGAAGAACTTGGCTTCGAGATCAAACGTTCATTCTCTACTGGTGTAGAATTATTTAACACTTTGAATGAAACGATTAAATTAAATTTAAACTTGCGTACGGCTTCGCAGATCTTATATTCTATCAAAGAATTTAAGGCATCAAACCCTCAAGAGCTATACGATGAATTGAAAAACATCGCTTGGGAAGAACTGATTGCTTTTGATGGATATTTCTCTGTGACTTCGAATGTGGATAATGAAACAATCACTACGCCATTATTTGCAAATTTGAAGGTTAAGGATGCTATTGTAGATCGTATCAAAGAAAAGAAAGACATCCGTCCTAACTCAGGTTCTGACAGTAATAAAGCTGTTGTGCATTTGTATTGGAAAGATGATCGTGCCGAGGTTTTCATCGATTCATCTGGTGAAACATTAGCAAAGCATGGCTACCGTAAACATCCCGGAAAAGCACCGATGCTAGAAGCATTAGCTGCTGGCACAATTTTAGCTTCTAAATGGGATGGTCAGTCGTCTTTTGTCAATCCAATGTGCGGTTCAGGTACTTTGGCAATCGAAGCGGCATTGATCGCGACCAATCGTCGTCCAGGCCTTTACCGCATGAACTATTCGTTTATGCACTTTATAGGGTATGACGAAGAGGTGTTTTTTCAAGAGAGAAGAAATCTGAAAGAACAGGTCAACAAAAAAGCAAATCCAAAAATTGTAGCTTCGGATCTTTCGCAGCAGGCAGTAGATATTGCGATCATGAATGCCAAGACAGCGGGTGTAGATCAGCTGATTGATTTTCAAGTTTGTGATTTTGCAGATACAACTGTACCGCAAGAAGAAAAAGGAATTGCTATATTTAACCCAGAATATGGTGAACGCCTTGGTAATCATAGTCAACTGGAATTAACATATAAACGTGTAGGTGACTTTCTAAAACAAAACTGCAAGGGTTATAGAGGTTATATTTTTACTGGAAATCCTGATCTTGCAAAGAAAATTGGATTACGTGCTTCCAGAAAGGTAGAATTTTATAACGGTAAACTGGATTGTCGTCTATTAGAATACGAATTGTACGAGGGAACTCGAGAAAAACCAAAAGTAATTTATGAATAA
- a CDS encoding DUF3127 domain-containing protein, giving the protein MEIRGKVHEIGATQQVTESFKKRDIIVAYAENPQFVEYIRFEATQDRTSIFDGLTVGEEIEVSFNLRGRPWTNKEGVTTYFNSLVAWRVTKLANTAASAPAPGYAEMPAPVDLSGSNDDDDLPF; this is encoded by the coding sequence ATGGAAATTAGAGGAAAAGTACACGAAATAGGTGCTACGCAACAAGTAACAGAGTCATTTAAAAAGCGTGATATAATCGTGGCTTACGCTGAGAATCCGCAGTTTGTTGAATATATTCGCTTTGAAGCTACTCAAGATAGAACATCAATTTTTGATGGTTTAACAGTAGGTGAAGAAATTGAAGTTTCTTTCAATTTACGTGGTCGTCCTTGGACAAATAAAGAAGGTGTAACAACATACTTCAATTCATTAGTTGCTTGGAGAGTTACAAAATTGGCCAATACTGCCGCTTCAGCTCCTGCTCCAGGTTATGCTGAAATGCCAGCTCCAGTTGACTTGTCAGGTTCAAATGACGATGATGATTTACCTTTCTAG
- a CDS encoding acyltransferase — MPHKLSYISILRIIATIAVIAIHASSGYLNGSDIAGFDWKYANLINSFTRFSVPVFVMLSGALLLTKEENTSEFYKKRLLKLCYPFIFWTIIYIFYNTDVIHLGKDELIETIVYRLKNGANAHLWYLYMIIGLYLAIPFLQKIVQHATTKELEIFLILWFVSLFIFNKNLPTYLPKLDLTFFSSYTGYLILGYYLNIKDFGSLKWWFLGIFIITAWGTSYFTYTMSLNAHEFRPLLYGYLSPNTVLIAASLFIFIKSVSKSRTLPKWAIWIDQYSFGIYLCHILILNYVHPILPVGTFLKIPLATFITLLISILLTYSIRKIPLGKYVSG; from the coding sequence ATGCCACACAAACTCAGCTATATCAGCATCCTACGTATTATTGCAACTATTGCAGTTATTGCGATACATGCCTCATCGGGTTATCTCAATGGCTCTGATATAGCTGGTTTTGATTGGAAATATGCCAACCTAATCAATAGTTTTACACGCTTTTCTGTCCCTGTTTTTGTGATGCTCTCAGGGGCTCTCCTATTGACAAAGGAGGAAAATACAAGTGAATTTTATAAAAAAAGATTACTTAAACTCTGCTATCCATTTATTTTCTGGACTATAATTTACATCTTTTACAATACGGATGTAATTCATTTAGGGAAAGATGAATTGATTGAAACGATTGTCTATAGACTTAAAAATGGTGCAAATGCACATTTGTGGTATCTATACATGATCATAGGTCTTTATCTGGCAATTCCTTTTCTTCAAAAAATAGTGCAACATGCAACAACAAAAGAACTGGAAATATTTCTGATCTTATGGTTTGTCTCCTTGTTTATTTTTAATAAAAACTTACCTACTTATCTGCCTAAATTAGATCTCACATTTTTCTCTAGCTACACGGGATACTTAATTTTAGGTTATTATTTGAACATAAAAGATTTTGGTTCCTTGAAATGGTGGTTTTTGGGTATTTTTATCATTACCGCATGGGGTACTTCCTATTTTACCTATACAATGAGTTTGAATGCGCATGAGTTTCGCCCTCTTTTATATGGGTACTTATCACCTAATACTGTTCTTATAGCAGCTAGTTTATTTATTTTTATCAAATCCGTATCAAAAAGTAGGACACTTCCTAAATGGGCCATTTGGATCGACCAATATAGCTTTGGTATATACCTCTGTCATATTCTTATACTAAATTATGTACATCCGATATTACCAGTTGGAACGTTTTTAAAGATTCCATTAGCGACTTTTATTACACTTTTAATCAGTATACTACTCACTTATAGTATTCGTAAGATACCGCTAGGTAAATACGTTTCAGGCTAA
- a CDS encoding MFS transporter translates to MNKGIIALAFGGLAIGMTEFSMMGILPDIAKDLSIDIPTAAHLIALYAIGVVVGAPTLVLLSGKYPPKNVLLFLMVLFFIFNGLFAISPTHFTIQLSRFMSGLPHGAFFGVGSVVAARLAPKGKEAQAISIMFTGMTIANLAGVPLGTYIGHHYSWRITYGVISALGLLTFMMIYLWLPKIESSKHNDIIAQLSFFKKSEAWLLMAIISIGTGGLFAWISYIAPLVTNVSGLEANRVPLIMVLIGIGMFFGNLLGGKLADTISPTKAAIASFSSMAICLVIVFFISPFQWSAYIMAFITGLVSFTIGPPTQMMLIRTAKGAETLAAAGGQAAFNLGNTLGAYLGGIPIVYGLAYNTPSLVGVGMATIGALLTLVFLVQYVQKNRIPIAD, encoded by the coding sequence ATGAATAAAGGAATTATTGCATTGGCCTTTGGAGGTCTTGCTATAGGAATGACAGAATTCTCGATGATGGGAATCTTGCCTGATATAGCAAAAGATTTGAGCATCGACATTCCAACCGCTGCCCACTTAATAGCATTGTATGCTATAGGAGTTGTTGTTGGAGCTCCAACGTTAGTATTGTTATCAGGAAAATACCCACCTAAGAATGTATTGCTATTTTTAATGGTGCTATTTTTCATTTTTAATGGATTATTTGCCATTTCACCGACTCACTTTACGATTCAACTCTCTAGGTTTATGTCGGGATTACCACATGGAGCTTTCTTTGGTGTGGGTTCTGTGGTTGCTGCAAGACTAGCTCCAAAAGGAAAAGAGGCTCAAGCTATATCGATCATGTTTACGGGAATGACCATTGCAAACTTGGCTGGTGTACCGCTCGGAACATATATCGGTCATCATTACTCATGGCGCATTACTTATGGTGTCATCAGTGCTCTTGGTCTGCTTACATTTATGATGATATATCTGTGGTTGCCAAAAATTGAATCTTCTAAACACAATGACATCATCGCACAACTCAGTTTTTTTAAAAAGAGTGAGGCTTGGTTGCTGATGGCTATTATTTCCATCGGGACTGGAGGACTTTTTGCCTGGATCAGCTATATCGCTCCATTAGTTACCAATGTATCTGGACTTGAAGCGAATCGGGTACCACTCATAATGGTTTTAATTGGTATTGGCATGTTCTTTGGCAATCTTCTAGGTGGAAAATTGGCAGATACCATTTCTCCAACAAAAGCGGCCATTGCTAGTTTTAGTTCCATGGCAATATGTCTAGTCATTGTTTTTTTTATCTCTCCATTTCAATGGTCTGCGTATATCATGGCCTTTATTACTGGCTTAGTTTCCTTTACTATTGGTCCTCCAACGCAGATGATGTTAATTAGAACTGCTAAAGGAGCAGAAACATTGGCTGCTGCAGGTGGTCAGGCTGCCTTTAATTTAGGAAATACTTTAGGTGCCTATTTAGGGGGTATTCCGATTGTCTATGGACTGGCTTACAATACACCCTCTTTGGTAGGTGTTGGTATGGCGACAATTGGCGCTTTACTTACTTTGGTATTTTTGGTACAGTATGTGCAAAAGAATCGTATTCCAATTGCAGACTAA
- a CDS encoding fumarate hydratase produces the protein MMSYLTKFKDIKAYLFVTIGMLLLFGSCKFNSEMQSEGASYLQGEWKQDSIPHQDKMLQYTLTEFRFTCDSIYARMYVHSKTKQIADSCYNNGSWIEYAKGLYVVRGDSVIVDGIYVKENGKQKLSGCYRQGQYLPRFKVAFHSKDSLVLENKYDQRPIILRKTKDVICVPQKRWQ, from the coding sequence ATGATGTCCTATCTAACTAAATTTAAAGATATAAAAGCATACCTATTCGTTACAATAGGTATGCTTTTGCTGTTTGGAAGCTGTAAGTTTAATTCGGAAATGCAGAGTGAAGGTGCAAGCTATCTGCAAGGAGAATGGAAGCAAGATAGTATTCCTCATCAGGACAAAATGCTGCAATATACACTTACTGAATTTCGTTTCACTTGTGATTCGATCTATGCCCGTATGTATGTTCATTCGAAAACAAAACAAATCGCAGATAGTTGTTACAATAATGGTTCTTGGATTGAATATGCTAAAGGCCTCTACGTTGTCCGCGGTGACAGTGTCATCGTAGATGGTATATATGTCAAAGAAAATGGAAAACAAAAATTATCGGGCTGCTACCGTCAGGGGCAGTATTTACCCCGATTTAAAGTTGCTTTCCATTCAAAGGACTCTTTGGTATTAGAAAATAAATATGATCAGCGCCCTATCATTTTACGGAAAACAAAAGACGTAATTTGTGTCCCACAAAAGCGCTGGCAATAA
- the fumC gene encoding class II fumarate hydratase: MSFRIEKDTMGEVQVPADKYWGAQTERSRNNFKIGPAASMPHEIIEGFAYLKKAAAYANAELGVLPIEKRDAIAAVCDEILAGQLDDQFPLVIWQTGSGTQSNMNLNEVIANRAQVLAGFKIGEGEPVLKANDDVNKSQSSNDTYPTGMHIAAYKAVVEVTIPGVEKLRDTLAKKSAEFMKVVKIGRTHLMDATPLTLGQELSGYVAQLSYGIKAVKNTLAHLSELALGGTAVGTGLNTPAGYDVLVAKYIAQFTGHPFITAENKFEALAAHDAIIESHGALKQLAVSLNKIANDIRMLASGPRSGIGEIIIPENEPGSSIMPGKVNPTQCEALTMVAAQVMGNDVAITIGGTQGHYELNVFKPLMAANFLQSARLIGDACISFEEHCASGIEPNYARIKELVDNSLMLVTALNTKIGYYKSAEIAQTAHKNNSTLKETAIALGYVTAAEFDEWVKPEDMVGSLK; this comes from the coding sequence ATGTCATTTAGAATAGAAAAAGATACCATGGGTGAAGTTCAAGTTCCAGCAGATAAATACTGGGGAGCTCAAACAGAACGTTCACGCAACAACTTCAAAATCGGTCCTGCAGCATCTATGCCTCATGAAATTATCGAAGGTTTTGCTTACTTAAAAAAAGCTGCAGCTTATGCTAATGCTGAATTAGGTGTATTACCTATTGAGAAACGTGATGCTATCGCAGCTGTTTGTGATGAGATCTTAGCTGGTCAATTGGATGATCAATTTCCATTGGTAATCTGGCAAACAGGTTCGGGTACGCAATCGAACATGAATTTAAATGAAGTCATTGCAAATCGTGCTCAGGTATTAGCTGGATTCAAAATTGGAGAAGGTGAGCCTGTTTTAAAAGCGAATGATGATGTAAATAAATCACAATCTTCAAATGATACTTATCCTACTGGTATGCACATCGCAGCCTATAAAGCTGTAGTTGAGGTGACCATACCAGGTGTTGAAAAACTTCGTGATACCTTAGCAAAGAAATCTGCTGAGTTTATGAAAGTTGTCAAAATTGGCCGTACGCACTTAATGGATGCTACCCCTTTGACATTAGGTCAAGAATTATCAGGCTATGTTGCTCAATTGAGCTACGGTATTAAAGCTGTTAAAAATACGTTAGCGCATTTATCTGAATTGGCTTTGGGTGGTACTGCAGTTGGCACTGGATTAAACACGCCTGCTGGATATGATGTACTAGTAGCGAAATATATTGCACAATTTACAGGCCATCCTTTCATTACGGCTGAGAATAAATTTGAAGCTTTAGCTGCTCATGATGCCATCATTGAATCTCATGGCGCATTGAAACAATTAGCTGTTTCCTTAAATAAAATTGCTAATGATATCCGCATGTTGGCTTCTGGTCCACGCTCGGGTATTGGTGAGATCATCATCCCTGAAAATGAACCGGGTTCTTCTATCATGCCTGGAAAAGTAAATCCAACTCAGTGTGAGGCTTTAACTATGGTTGCTGCACAAGTAATGGGCAATGATGTTGCGATCACAATAGGTGGTACTCAGGGTCATTATGAACTGAATGTTTTCAAACCATTGATGGCTGCTAACTTTTTACAATCTGCTCGCTTAATCGGTGATGCATGTATATCATTTGAAGAGCACTGTGCTAGCGGTATCGAACCAAACTACGCTCGTATTAAAGAATTAGTAGATAACTCTTTAATGTTGGTAACGGCTTTAAATACTAAAATTGGCTATTATAAGTCTGCAGAGATTGCTCAGACCGCACATAAAAATAATTCGACATTAAAAGAAACAGCCATCGCATTGGGTTATGTAACTGCTGCTGAATTTGATGAGTGGGTAAAACCTGAAGATATGGTCGGGAGCTTAAAATAA